A single Bufo bufo chromosome 6, aBufBuf1.1, whole genome shotgun sequence DNA region contains:
- the SP2 gene encoding transcription factor Sp2 isoform X1 gives MAKFIMTATAAVSPSEYLQPAVSTSQDTQPSPLALLAATCSKIGPPAVETAVTPPVPQRPTRKRLIPIKPAPLPLSPGKSGIGLLSAKGNVIQIPQLGAGNGQLFFTIQNPVGKTGHYQSLQTSPQAVPQTLGTQFQIVNSTDCGTTLQIAPASSSTKHVPIKPAPPQNNSNVMKFTGTTGNNLTLALPLSNLADSSTETSSQLSFSKQSKKPRKKPLTPGPAPGSPTQEQVETVLIETTADNILQAGNNLLIVQSPSAGQHAVLQLVQPKAETQLVQIPQQALRVVQAASATLPTVPQKPIQSVHSTEAIPTQLYLRTSAGDIQALMVQESTPQPCSTGGTGSLPTQSATPTKKNVTRKERSFAKIAPAGSVINLNTAQLSAAAQGLQTISINGVPVQGVPVTITNAAGQQQISVQNVASNNVAISGLSPSQIQLQMEQALSGELQPGEKRRRVACTCPNCKDGEKGRWGPPGRKRHVCHIPECGRTFRKTSLLRAHVRLHTGERPFVCNWGFCTKRFTRSDELQRHARTHTGDKRFECPHCQKRFTRSDHVSKHFKTHLAPKKL, from the exons ttcattATGACTGCAACTGCTGCTGTGAGTCCTAGCGAGTACCTGCAACCAGCCGTATCTACTTCCCAG GACACACAGCCCTCTCCTTTGGCTCTTCTGGCAGCTACATGCAGTAAGATTGGTCCTCCTGCAGTTGAAACAGCGGTGACTCCCCCTGTACCACAACGGCCGACTCGTAAAAGGCTGATACCTATAAAACCTGCTCCATTACCACTGAGTCCAGGAAAAAGTGGTATAGGACTGTTATCTGCCAAAGGGAATGTGATTCAGATCCCACAGTTGGGAGCAGGAAATGGGCAGCTCTTCTTCACCATACAGAACCCAGTTGGCAAGACTGGACACTATCAATCTTTACAAACCTCCCCTCAAGCAGTTCCACAGACACTGGGGACTCAGTTTCAGATTGTTAATTCCACTGATTGTGGAACAACCCTTCAGATTGCCCCAGCCTCCAGTTCTACAAAACATGTGCCCATAAAGCCTGCCCCTCCACAAAATAACAGCAATGTCATGAAGTTCACTGGAACTACTGGTAACAACCTCACATTGGCACTTCCTCTCAGTAATCTGGCAGACTCCTCCACTGAAACTAGCAGTCAACTTTCTTTTAGCAAACAGAGCAAAAAGCCTCGTAAGAAGCCCCttacaccagggccagcacctggCTCTCCTACCCAGGAGCAAGTAGAGACTGTATTAATTGAAACAACTGCCGACAATATCCTTCAAGCCGGAAACAACCTGCTGATTGTCCAGAGTCCcagtgcaggtcagcatgcagttCTTCAGCTTGTCCAGCCCAAGGCTGAAACACAGCTGGTGCAGATACCACAACAGGCGCTGAGAGTGGTACAAGCAGCCTCAGCCACACTGCCAACAGTGCCACAAAAACCAATACAAAGTGTCCACAGCACAGAAGCAATTCCCACTCAG CTCTACTTACGCACATCAGCAGGAGATATACAAGCTCTGATGGTGCAAGAATCTACTCCTCAGCCATGCTCCACGGGAGGCACAGGGTCCCTGCCAACACAATCTGCTACTCCTACTAAGAAAAATGTCACGCGGAAAGAGCGATCCTTCGCCAAAATTGCTCCAGCAGGGAGTGTCATTAACCTGAACACAGCACAGCTCTCGGCCGCTGCTCAGGGCTTACAGACTATCAGTATCAATGGCGTCCCAGTGCAGGGAGTACCTGTTACCATCACCAATGCTGCAG GGCAACAGCAAATCAGTGTGCAGAACGTGGCCAGTAATAACGTTGCCATCAGTGGCCTCAGCCCTTCCCAGATACAACTACAGATGGAACAGGCCTTGTCTGGCGAGCTACAGCCaggagagaagaggaggagggtggCCTGTACATGTCCAAACTGCAAGGACGGGGAGAAGGG caggtggggTCCCCCTGGCAGGAAGAGGCACGTGTGTCACATCCCTGAATGCGGGAGAACGTTTCGCAAGACTTCACTCTTGAGAGCCCATGTTCGTCTGCACACCGGGGAGAGGCCATTCGTGTGCAACTGGGGATTCTGCACTAAGAGGTTCACCCGCAGTGACGAGCTGCAAAGgcacgcacgcacgcacacag GTGACAAGCGCTTTGAATGCCCTCACTGTCAGAAGAGGTTCACACGCAGCGACCATGTCAGCAAGCACTTCAAGACACACCTCGCACCAAAGAAGCTGTAA
- the SP2 gene encoding transcription factor Sp2 isoform X2, with protein MAKFIMTATAAVSPSEYLQPAVSTSQDTQPSPLALLAATCSKIGPPAVETAVTPPVPQRPTRKRLIPIKPAPLPLSPGKSGIGLLSAKGNVIQIPQLGAGNGQLFFTIQNPVGKTGHYQSLQTSPQAVPQTLGTQFQIVNSTDCGTTLQIAPASSSTKHVPIKPAPPQNNSNVMKFTGTTGNNLTLALPLSNLADSSTETSSQLSFSKQSKKPRKKPLTPGPAPGSPTQEQVETVLIETTADNILQAGNNLLIVQSPSAGQHAVLQLVQPKAETQLVQIPQQALRVVQAASATLPTVPQKPIQSVHSTEAIPTQLYLRTSAGDIQALMVQESTPQPCSTGGTGSLPTQSATPTKKNVTRKERSFAKIAPAGSVINLNTAQLSAAAQGLQTISINGVPVQGVPVTITNAAGQQQISVQNVASNNVAISGLSPSQIQLQMEQALSGELQPGEKRRRVACTCPNCKDGEKGWGPPGRKRHVCHIPECGRTFRKTSLLRAHVRLHTGERPFVCNWGFCTKRFTRSDELQRHARTHTGDKRFECPHCQKRFTRSDHVSKHFKTHLAPKKL; from the exons ttcattATGACTGCAACTGCTGCTGTGAGTCCTAGCGAGTACCTGCAACCAGCCGTATCTACTTCCCAG GACACACAGCCCTCTCCTTTGGCTCTTCTGGCAGCTACATGCAGTAAGATTGGTCCTCCTGCAGTTGAAACAGCGGTGACTCCCCCTGTACCACAACGGCCGACTCGTAAAAGGCTGATACCTATAAAACCTGCTCCATTACCACTGAGTCCAGGAAAAAGTGGTATAGGACTGTTATCTGCCAAAGGGAATGTGATTCAGATCCCACAGTTGGGAGCAGGAAATGGGCAGCTCTTCTTCACCATACAGAACCCAGTTGGCAAGACTGGACACTATCAATCTTTACAAACCTCCCCTCAAGCAGTTCCACAGACACTGGGGACTCAGTTTCAGATTGTTAATTCCACTGATTGTGGAACAACCCTTCAGATTGCCCCAGCCTCCAGTTCTACAAAACATGTGCCCATAAAGCCTGCCCCTCCACAAAATAACAGCAATGTCATGAAGTTCACTGGAACTACTGGTAACAACCTCACATTGGCACTTCCTCTCAGTAATCTGGCAGACTCCTCCACTGAAACTAGCAGTCAACTTTCTTTTAGCAAACAGAGCAAAAAGCCTCGTAAGAAGCCCCttacaccagggccagcacctggCTCTCCTACCCAGGAGCAAGTAGAGACTGTATTAATTGAAACAACTGCCGACAATATCCTTCAAGCCGGAAACAACCTGCTGATTGTCCAGAGTCCcagtgcaggtcagcatgcagttCTTCAGCTTGTCCAGCCCAAGGCTGAAACACAGCTGGTGCAGATACCACAACAGGCGCTGAGAGTGGTACAAGCAGCCTCAGCCACACTGCCAACAGTGCCACAAAAACCAATACAAAGTGTCCACAGCACAGAAGCAATTCCCACTCAG CTCTACTTACGCACATCAGCAGGAGATATACAAGCTCTGATGGTGCAAGAATCTACTCCTCAGCCATGCTCCACGGGAGGCACAGGGTCCCTGCCAACACAATCTGCTACTCCTACTAAGAAAAATGTCACGCGGAAAGAGCGATCCTTCGCCAAAATTGCTCCAGCAGGGAGTGTCATTAACCTGAACACAGCACAGCTCTCGGCCGCTGCTCAGGGCTTACAGACTATCAGTATCAATGGCGTCCCAGTGCAGGGAGTACCTGTTACCATCACCAATGCTGCAG GGCAACAGCAAATCAGTGTGCAGAACGTGGCCAGTAATAACGTTGCCATCAGTGGCCTCAGCCCTTCCCAGATACAACTACAGATGGAACAGGCCTTGTCTGGCGAGCTACAGCCaggagagaagaggaggagggtggCCTGTACATGTCCAAACTGCAAGGACGGGGAGAAGGG gtggggTCCCCCTGGCAGGAAGAGGCACGTGTGTCACATCCCTGAATGCGGGAGAACGTTTCGCAAGACTTCACTCTTGAGAGCCCATGTTCGTCTGCACACCGGGGAGAGGCCATTCGTGTGCAACTGGGGATTCTGCACTAAGAGGTTCACCCGCAGTGACGAGCTGCAAAGgcacgcacgcacgcacacag GTGACAAGCGCTTTGAATGCCCTCACTGTCAGAAGAGGTTCACACGCAGCGACCATGTCAGCAAGCACTTCAAGACACACCTCGCACCAAAGAAGCTGTAA